ACCAAGGAGTCCGCTCCGGCGATGCTGCGCTGGATGACCTGGACACTGGACTCCGGGCTGAGCTTGTCCGATGAACTGATCCTGTCTGCTGCGCCTGCCGCGGACAGTCCGTCCACCGCAGAGCTGGCCCTCCGCGCCGCCGCAGCCGTCAAAGAACCCGGGAATGTGCCTGAAGCCAAGCTCTTGAGGGCCCGGGCCCTCATTGCCGAAGGCCAACTGCAGGCGGCCACACCCGAACTGCGGGCACTGGCCACCGCGGATCGGCAGCCGGGTGTGAGGTCCGCGGCGGCCAACCGGCTGGCGGCCTTGAGCCTCATGGGCGCGGCCCCGGTGCCGGCAGCTGCTGATGTCTCCGAACCGGCAACGACCATCCTCGACGCCGTCCGGGAGTCCGGACAGTTGCTCAAGGCAGGAAACGCCCCGGAAGCCCTGGCGAGGTCGACGGCGGCCGTCCTGGCCATCGGTGCAGACCCGGATGCGGAAATCTTCCGGCCGGGTGTCCTGCTCCGTCACGCCATGTGCCTGCGCCACAACCTCGCGTGGGCGCTCTTGGAAACGGTGCTGCACACACGGGCGAGCTATGCCATGCCCGCCCATCTGGCCGGCTGTCTTGAGGTTGCCCGGGGCTATGCACAGTTGAGCCAGGGACTTCCCTGCGCTGCCCGCCGGACGCTGGAACCGGTGGTTGCCGACATGGCCGATGCCGGCCTGCCGTTGGTCGTGGCTCTCGGCGCAGCCATGCTGGCATTCTGTGAAGCACAGGACGGCGCCGGGCGGGAAGCACAGTCCAGCATCGTCCAAAGCGAGGCGGCCTTGGCCGAAGCGGGTCCGGGGGCAGCCGCCACGGACTCCGGGTTGTTGCGTGAGTACTGTGCACTCTTCATCGCCGCGGCCCAGGACTACGTGGCTGGTCCAGGTGCCCTGCTTGCCCTCGCAGGGAAATTCCAGGCGACGAACTCCATGATCGCGGCCGAGGCCCTCTCCCTCCTTGCGCTGAAGGCCGGTTCCGCCGTCGTCGACGATCTGCCGCTGTTGAACCGCCTTGGCGGGCTTGCCGAAAACCTGGAGGGCGCGGGCGGGGTCTCCATGCGGACTTTTGTGCAGGCCTGGTGCGACGGGGAGCCCAGGGCCCTGGAGGCCGCGGCCCGCAGCCTGTCCGGGAACAGGCAGTTCGCCCATGCTGTGCTCTGCTGCGCCGCAGCGGCGGACAGGTATGAAGCGCGCTCACGCGGCGCAGCGAGCCGCCGGTCGTCGCTGATGGCGGAGCGGCTGCGTGCGGTGATCGACAGCGGGAATGTTCCCCCGCTTGGCTGGCTTCCGGGACCGGCGGGGCGCTGACGTGCCCGAAAGCACATCAACGGTTGAGGCCACCCGTGGGATAATTGAGTGTCCCTGAAGGCTTTCCAAGGAGTCACCCTTGACCGTCGTATCAACTCCCGCATCGCTGCAGCAGTCCGTGCAAGCCATGGACAACGCCGAGGTGTTGAGGATCCGGAACGACTTCCCTGTCCTGAACCAGCAGGTCAACGGCAAGCCACTGATCTACCTGGATTCCGGCGCAACCTCGCAAAATCCGTTGAGCGTGATCGAAGCCGAGCAGGAATTCTACGAACAGCGCAACGCGGCAGTGCACCGCGGCGCCCACCATTTGGCCGTCGAAGCCACGGAGGCGTTCGAGGACGCACGGCAGACCGTGGCGGACTTCATCGGTGCCCGTTACGAAGAGACGGTCTGGACCTCCAACGCCACCGAAGGCCTGAACCTCATCAGCTATGCGCTGTCCAACGCTGCACTGTGGGCCGCCCAGGGGCGCGGTAGTTCGGCCTTGAAGGACCTCGCCATTGGTCCGGGGGACCAGATCGTGGTGACGGAAATGGAGCACCACGCCAACCTGATCCCGTGGCAGGAGCTGGCATTCCGCACCGGTGCCACCCTCAAGTACATCCCCGTCACTGACGAAGGAACGCTGCGGCTGGATGCCGCGGCGGAAATCGTGGGGGAGCGGACCCGCGTGCTGGCCTTCACGCACGCCTCCAACGTCCTGGGCACCATCAACCCCGTGCGTGAACTGGTCGCCCTTGCCCGCCGTGCCGGCTCGCTGGTGGTCCTCGACGCCTGCCAGTCCGTGCCGCACATGCCTATCAACGTCAAGGACCTGGACGTTGACTTTGCGGTGTTCTCAGGCCACAAGATGCTGGCACCCACCGGCGTGGGGGTGCTCTACGGCAAGCAGGAGCTCCTGGATGTGCTCCCGCCGTTCCTGACGGGTGGTTCCATGATCACCACGGTCACCATGGACCGGGCAGAATACTTGCCGGCACCGCAGCGCTTCGAGGCCGGCACCCAACGGATTTCCCAGGCAGTCGCCCTCGCTGCGGCCGTGAACTACCTGTCCGAAACGGGCATCGACCGCATCCACGCGTGGGAGGCCCAGTTGGGCGAGCGGCTGGTCAAGGGCCTGGAATCCATCGACGGAGTCAGGGTGGTGGGCCCGGCCTCCGGTTCCGAACGCATCGGCCTGGCCGCGTTCGACGTCGCCGGCGTGCACGCGCACGACGTCGGACAGTTCCTTGATGACCGCGGCATCGCCGTCCGCGTGGGGCACCACTGCGCGCAGCCGCTGCACCGCAGGCTCGGCCTCACCGCCACCACGCGGGCCAGCACCTACCTCTACAACACTACCGACGACGTCGACGCTTTCCTCGATGCCGTATCCGGCGTGCGGGCCTACTTCCAGGCCTGATACCGGTCCTTCAACCTTCGACGAACAGGCAAGCACCATGAGTCTCGACCAGTTGTACCAGCAGATCATCCTGGACCACTCCAAGCAGCGCCACGGCAGCGGCCTGGCCCGGACCGCCGCACCCGAAGGCGCAGCAACAGGGCAATCACACCAGCTCAATCCGGTG
The Paenarthrobacter ureafaciens genome window above contains:
- a CDS encoding ATP-binding protein — its product is MLPDPWLDEDTVAAGLGPSALPDRRQLLELIVGAIASPSTNGIVVVGDKGSGKSHLLLSIQAGLPESMDVRTFAGTPELEAVPFGALTSRAEAAGEYSGLPGLHVFRALTAALGPADYLYTPAPRRRGRKSMTAQRRPPLVLLVDDIHHVDPDSLAVLLQLMPGFGATLVATADSRRPLPQDLYQLWEDGFLEQYLLPPFTFQEAQALCEDLLGGRMQRRVSSVFAVISGFNVGLLCLAVEDARRAELLVHRRGFWTLDPRARCRWPGVVEHVAAENALCPPEERQALEVIALGEPVALETVERSFGQRTMDDLLAANRIRLIPGSPPMVRTSSWLWGEGTRLSVPRSRSTALRIGVEGPKLTKESAPAMLRWMTWTLDSGLSLSDELILSAAPAADSPSTAELALRAAAAVKEPGNVPEAKLLRARALIAEGQLQAATPELRALATADRQPGVRSAAANRLAALSLMGAAPVPAAADVSEPATTILDAVRESGQLLKAGNAPEALARSTAAVLAIGADPDAEIFRPGVLLRHAMCLRHNLAWALLETVLHTRASYAMPAHLAGCLEVARGYAQLSQGLPCAARRTLEPVVADMADAGLPLVVALGAAMLAFCEAQDGAGREAQSSIVQSEAALAEAGPGAAATDSGLLREYCALFIAAAQDYVAGPGALLALAGKFQATNSMIAAEALSLLALKAGSAVVDDLPLLNRLGGLAENLEGAGGVSMRTFVQAWCDGEPRALEAAARSLSGNRQFAHAVLCCAAAADRYEARSRGAASRRSSLMAERLRAVIDSGNVPPLGWLPGPAGR
- a CDS encoding cysteine desulfurase: MTVVSTPASLQQSVQAMDNAEVLRIRNDFPVLNQQVNGKPLIYLDSGATSQNPLSVIEAEQEFYEQRNAAVHRGAHHLAVEATEAFEDARQTVADFIGARYEETVWTSNATEGLNLISYALSNAALWAAQGRGSSALKDLAIGPGDQIVVTEMEHHANLIPWQELAFRTGATLKYIPVTDEGTLRLDAAAEIVGERTRVLAFTHASNVLGTINPVRELVALARRAGSLVVLDACQSVPHMPINVKDLDVDFAVFSGHKMLAPTGVGVLYGKQELLDVLPPFLTGGSMITTVTMDRAEYLPAPQRFEAGTQRISQAVALAAAVNYLSETGIDRIHAWEAQLGERLVKGLESIDGVRVVGPASGSERIGLAAFDVAGVHAHDVGQFLDDRGIAVRVGHHCAQPLHRRLGLTATTRASTYLYNTTDDVDAFLDAVSGVRAYFQA